The Nesterenkonia xinjiangensis genome contains a region encoding:
- a CDS encoding ABC transporter substrate-binding protein — protein MEHRRSAARPAWTLQPRRRRGASALTAGLAAALALTACGGGGGGDDDEVTLRFVWWGSDARHQNTQEIIDAFEEEHPDITISGDFGDWDGYWDQLATQTAAADSPDIIQMDELYLREYADRGSLLDLDQVDTSQMDDTVVDNGRTEGGLYGITIGINAFTILANPDLFDEAGVEMPDDATWTWDDYRDIAVELSEDLDGAWGAGGFDETGGFQTWARQQGGHLSNDEGELGFDVEDAESYFEYIAELLDAGATPAASALAEDQGVGPDQSLTTAGEVAMRAWWSNQSVALSESTGTELELLRFPSHTGDAEDAAPWYKSSMFLSGSAATDHPEEVQLFIDFFVNSEEAALIDMAERGIPPNNEIRQTVTEELEGPQLAMAEYIDQIEGELGPSEPVPAMGGSAFQQILYRYQDEVLFERMSPAEAAEAMVGEMEGELR, from the coding sequence ATGGAACACCGCCGTTCCGCCGCCAGACCTGCCTGGACGCTGCAGCCGCGCCGACGTCGCGGGGCCTCTGCCCTGACCGCCGGGCTTGCCGCCGCTCTGGCGCTCACCGCCTGCGGGGGAGGAGGGGGTGGCGACGACGATGAGGTCACCCTGCGCTTCGTCTGGTGGGGCTCCGATGCGCGCCACCAGAACACCCAGGAGATCATCGATGCCTTCGAGGAGGAGCACCCGGACATCACCATCAGTGGTGACTTCGGCGACTGGGACGGGTACTGGGACCAGCTCGCCACCCAGACCGCCGCCGCAGACTCCCCGGACATCATCCAGATGGACGAGCTCTACCTGCGCGAATACGCGGACCGTGGATCGCTGCTGGACCTGGACCAGGTCGACACCTCGCAGATGGACGACACGGTCGTGGACAACGGGCGCACCGAAGGGGGTCTCTATGGGATCACCATCGGCATCAACGCCTTCACCATCCTGGCCAACCCGGACCTCTTCGACGAGGCAGGCGTGGAGATGCCCGACGACGCCACCTGGACCTGGGACGACTACCGGGACATCGCCGTGGAGCTCAGTGAGGACCTCGACGGCGCCTGGGGTGCCGGCGGCTTCGACGAGACCGGCGGATTCCAGACCTGGGCGCGCCAGCAGGGCGGACATCTGAGCAATGACGAGGGTGAGCTCGGTTTCGACGTCGAGGATGCCGAGAGCTATTTCGAGTACATCGCGGAACTGCTGGACGCCGGGGCTACGCCTGCGGCCTCGGCGCTCGCGGAGGACCAGGGTGTCGGTCCGGACCAGTCGCTGACCACTGCCGGGGAGGTCGCCATGCGCGCCTGGTGGTCGAACCAGTCGGTGGCGCTCTCCGAGTCGACTGGCACGGAGCTGGAGCTGCTGCGCTTCCCGAGCCACACCGGCGATGCTGAGGACGCCGCGCCCTGGTACAAATCCTCCATGTTCCTCTCCGGCAGCGCTGCCACGGATCATCCCGAGGAGGTGCAGCTGTTCATCGACTTCTTCGTGAACTCTGAGGAGGCTGCGCTGATCGACATGGCGGAGCGCGGCATCCCGCCGAACAACGAGATCCGGCAGACCGTCACGGAGGAGCTCGAGGGCCCTCAGCTGGCCATGGCTGAGTACATCGACCAGATCGAGGGTGAGCTCGGCCCCTCGGAGCCGGTGCCGGCGATGGGTGGATCGGCCTTCCAGCAGATCCTCTACCGCTATCAGGACGAGGTGCTCTTCGAGCGGATGTCCCCGGCCGAGGCTGCCGAGGCGATGGTCGGCGAGATGGAGGGCGAGCTGCGCTAG
- a CDS encoding glycosyl hydrolase — translation MTPAAAPDPRSTTSTPAARAELLEGFRAPDPAARPMMRWWWFGPDVAREDLVRDLDRMREAGIGGVEVAVVYPLSETTDRFLSETFLADLRHAAEAAEERGLRFDVTLGSGWPYGGPHVDETTGARKLSWTHEEVPMGEHRLPIPAIWPGDEFIAGYIGDGTAHETPESFSPLEIDGEELIIPAGRGPRVVLLAVSRLTRQSLKRAAVGAEGWALDHLSAEAARAHIAAVAEPLVDAVGAERLGTVFCDSLEVYDADWTPSFPQEFRARRGYDVLPHLWRLTLPGQGGAAFRADHHRTVTELLEENFIRVFGDWARSRGVPFRIQGYGVPAATVSSYRHADRFEGEGWGWDVVTACRWASSAGQIYGQQVVSSEAWTWTHSPSYRSTPLDILAEAQDHLLMGINHFIGHGWPNSPRPEDGTLGRVFYASGALDDRNTWWAAAPALWGTIHRLSWLMRQGSRLSDVGVYVPARDVYAGFAAAGRTDLYKETRRHIGDELPHALRTTGADYDLFDDDAVDRLEPTRFPVVVLPYARDIPERTRAWLRSVLEAGGAVLDLGGQAHLGVAVDSAAEAARGVTGPVSLSRGDGSPNDSVAVTTRQLERDGSGGGGLRVHFVANTGSEPAEVRLRFRDDAERAPSGDVLERWDPETGQVLGFHALPLHGSRHLDLRLEAYESAVLIQHGEEAPRALPPVSFREAAEIPAGAVVELETWQVRFPDEDAAAEVTPPHQWEQIDGRQMYSGAAEYTTRISVPDGSRQVILDFGEAAPHQLVDPASNGLMEASFRAEVEPPVGVIAVVRVDGRRAGTVWRPPYRLDLTDLVTPGQEHELSVEVANVTSHRLAADEGLPRMVETARAHHGRRFGMQALELALADVASGLLAVPRLRVE, via the coding sequence ATGACCCCGGCCGCCGCCCCAGATCCGCGCAGCACGACGTCGACCCCCGCCGCTCGCGCCGAGCTCTTGGAGGGGTTCCGCGCCCCGGACCCCGCCGCACGCCCGATGATGCGCTGGTGGTGGTTCGGGCCCGACGTCGCCCGGGAGGATCTGGTCCGGGACCTGGACAGGATGCGCGAGGCCGGGATCGGAGGTGTGGAGGTCGCCGTCGTGTACCCGCTCAGCGAGACCACCGACCGCTTTCTCTCCGAGACCTTCCTGGCCGATCTGCGGCACGCCGCCGAGGCGGCCGAGGAGCGAGGGCTGCGCTTCGACGTCACCCTCGGCTCCGGGTGGCCCTACGGCGGCCCGCACGTGGACGAGACCACCGGGGCACGGAAGCTCAGCTGGACCCATGAAGAGGTCCCGATGGGAGAGCATCGGCTGCCGATCCCTGCCATCTGGCCCGGCGACGAGTTCATCGCCGGCTACATCGGAGACGGCACCGCCCACGAGACCCCGGAGTCCTTCAGCCCGCTCGAGATCGACGGCGAGGAGCTCATCATCCCCGCCGGACGGGGTCCACGGGTGGTGCTCCTGGCTGTCTCCCGGCTGACCCGCCAGTCGCTCAAGCGTGCGGCCGTCGGTGCCGAGGGCTGGGCGCTGGACCACCTCTCGGCCGAGGCCGCACGGGCGCACATCGCCGCCGTGGCCGAGCCGCTGGTCGACGCGGTGGGGGCCGAGCGCCTAGGCACTGTCTTCTGCGACAGCCTCGAGGTCTACGACGCCGACTGGACGCCGTCCTTCCCTCAGGAGTTCAGGGCTCGGCGTGGCTACGACGTCCTGCCTCACCTCTGGCGGCTCACGCTGCCCGGGCAGGGCGGCGCCGCGTTCCGCGCCGACCATCACCGCACCGTCACCGAGCTGCTGGAGGAGAACTTCATCCGGGTCTTCGGCGACTGGGCACGCTCACGGGGCGTGCCCTTCCGCATCCAGGGCTACGGCGTCCCCGCGGCGACCGTGAGCTCCTACCGCCATGCGGACCGTTTCGAGGGCGAAGGCTGGGGCTGGGACGTGGTGACCGCCTGCCGGTGGGCCAGCTCCGCCGGGCAGATCTACGGTCAGCAGGTCGTGTCCTCCGAGGCGTGGACCTGGACGCATTCGCCCTCGTACCGCTCCACGCCGCTGGACATCCTCGCCGAGGCCCAGGATCACCTGCTGATGGGGATCAACCACTTCATCGGTCACGGCTGGCCGAACTCTCCGCGGCCGGAGGACGGCACCCTGGGTCGGGTCTTCTACGCCTCCGGGGCGCTCGATGATCGCAACACGTGGTGGGCGGCCGCCCCGGCCCTGTGGGGCACGATCCACCGGCTCTCCTGGCTCATGCGGCAGGGAAGCCGGCTCTCCGACGTCGGGGTCTATGTGCCCGCCCGGGACGTCTACGCCGGCTTCGCGGCGGCCGGTCGCACCGACCTCTACAAGGAGACCCGGCGGCACATCGGAGACGAGCTGCCCCATGCCCTGCGCACCACCGGGGCGGACTATGACCTCTTCGACGACGACGCCGTCGACCGCCTGGAGCCCACGCGGTTCCCTGTGGTGGTGCTTCCTTATGCCCGGGACATCCCGGAGCGTACCCGTGCCTGGCTGAGGTCGGTGCTCGAGGCCGGAGGCGCCGTGCTGGACCTCGGCGGCCAGGCGCATCTGGGTGTGGCCGTGGACTCCGCCGCCGAGGCCGCCCGCGGGGTGACCGGTCCGGTGAGCCTGAGCAGGGGGGATGGCTCACCCAACGACTCTGTGGCCGTGACCACCCGGCAGCTCGAGAGGGACGGGTCCGGGGGAGGAGGCCTCCGGGTGCACTTCGTGGCCAACACCGGTTCAGAGCCGGCTGAGGTGCGGCTGAGGTTCCGGGACGACGCCGAGCGAGCCCCCTCCGGGGACGTGCTGGAGCGCTGGGATCCCGAGACGGGGCAGGTGCTGGGATTCCATGCGCTGCCGCTCCACGGGTCCAGGCACCTGGATCTGCGCCTGGAGGCCTATGAGTCCGCTGTGCTGATCCAGCACGGCGAGGAGGCGCCCCGGGCGCTTCCTCCGGTGTCCTTCCGTGAGGCCGCCGAAATTCCGGCCGGCGCCGTCGTCGAGCTGGAGACCTGGCAGGTGCGCTTCCCGGACGAGGACGCGGCCGCCGAGGTCACCCCGCCGCACCAGTGGGAGCAGATCGATGGCCGGCAGATGTACTCCGGCGCCGCCGAGTACACCACCCGGATCAGCGTCCCCGATGGGAGCCGGCAGGTCATCCTGGACTTCGGGGAGGCCGCACCTCACCAGCTGGTCGACCCTGCCTCCAACGGCCTCATGGAGGCCTCCTTCCGCGCCGAGGTGGAGCCCCCTGTGGGGGTGATCGCCGTGGTCCGTGTGGACGGTCGCCGGGCCGGCACGGTCTGGAGGCCGCCCTACCGTCTGGACCTCACCGACCTGGTCACCCCGGGCCAGGAGCATGAGCTGAGCGTGGAGGTCGCCAACGTCACCAGCCATCGGCTCGCCGCCGACGAGGGGCTGCCCCGCATGGTGGAGACCGCCCGCGCCCATCACGGACGCCGATTCGGCATGCAGGCTTTGGAGCTCGCGCTCGCCGACGTCGCCTCCGGGCTGCTGGCCGTCCCGCGCCTGCGGGTGGAGTGA
- a CDS encoding LacI family DNA-binding transcriptional regulator, which produces MSRRPTGRPTVWQVAERAGVSAQTVSRYLRRDGGFRTRTAESIEAAITELGYRPNLVARSMRTRLTGVLALVMPPRIQAVPTRSVMAAADVAHQAGFALEITLTEGAPEDRARVVEDLVDSGRVEGVLSFGSISGLASHGPTATSCALHIFDHFDADFRGQGPLADSTLVGGIIEHLAELGHRRFIHLAGPQEWTTAASRRRAYDEAIAALGLTSRGVKECGWSVTSGHQAMTSLLDLDATAVVSASDHIAIGAIRAAWEAGLSTPEDLSVTGWDDLDVSHALVPSLTTVAVDREAQGRFAMQALLSRVTGRPCPEEPQEINELIIRESTGPAPS; this is translated from the coding sequence ATGAGTCGTCGCCCCACCGGTCGGCCGACGGTCTGGCAGGTCGCAGAGCGCGCGGGCGTGTCCGCTCAGACCGTGTCGCGCTACCTCCGGCGCGACGGCGGCTTTCGCACACGAACCGCCGAAAGCATCGAGGCTGCCATCACCGAGCTGGGCTACCGCCCGAACCTGGTGGCCCGATCCATGCGAACTCGTCTGACAGGCGTCCTCGCCCTGGTCATGCCCCCGCGGATCCAAGCCGTCCCCACGCGCTCCGTGATGGCGGCCGCCGACGTGGCACACCAGGCCGGATTCGCCCTGGAGATCACCCTGACCGAGGGGGCCCCGGAAGACCGGGCGCGCGTCGTGGAGGATCTCGTGGACTCAGGCCGCGTCGAGGGGGTCCTGTCGTTCGGCTCCATCTCAGGCCTCGCAAGCCATGGCCCGACGGCGACCTCCTGCGCGCTGCACATATTCGACCACTTCGATGCCGACTTCCGCGGCCAGGGCCCGCTGGCTGACAGCACATTGGTCGGGGGCATCATCGAACACCTGGCCGAACTCGGGCACCGCCGATTCATCCACCTGGCGGGCCCCCAGGAGTGGACCACCGCTGCCTCGCGACGACGCGCCTATGACGAAGCGATCGCTGCGCTCGGCCTGACATCGCGTGGCGTCAAGGAATGCGGATGGTCTGTCACCTCAGGCCATCAGGCGATGACCTCACTTCTGGACCTGGACGCGACGGCCGTCGTCTCAGCCAGCGACCACATCGCGATCGGCGCCATTCGGGCAGCCTGGGAAGCAGGCTTGAGCACTCCCGAGGATCTCAGCGTCACGGGATGGGACGACCTTGACGTCAGCCACGCCCTCGTCCCTTCCTTGACGACAGTGGCCGTCGACAGAGAAGCTCAGGGTCGATTCGCGATGCAGGCACTCCTGTCCCGCGTCACAGGGAGACCATGCCCCGAGGAGCCGCAGGAGATCAATGAGCTGATTATCCGCGAGTCAACAGGACCCGCGCCCTCCTGA
- a CDS encoding ABC transporter substrate-binding protein, whose protein sequence is MSTRTARLTGAALVAALGLTACGGGGGGGDGEDEDVTLRFAFWGSDTRVQNTEEIIEVFEEEHPHIEVVIEYNDWDGFWDQLATQAAGGEAPDIFQMDAPYLREYGERGALLDLSDVDLSAMPEDIVESGSIDGEYYGLASGVNAVAVVVNPRLFEEAGVEMPDDTTWTWEDFADIATEITESLDGVYGASGPAEPQSLQAWVRQQGVQLTDADGELGVEVQHLEDYLSYVDELRRAGAYPPAEVMVEELTAPQDQSLEASGGAAMAFSWTNLLGALQDAGGEELELLRLPSPTGDVADAQQWYNTGMVSASSSTDHPEEVVEFLDFFVNDLRSAEINMTDRGLSANTEIRPQLMDTMDEANAAAAEFMDEIEDELGEPAPVPATGFGQLADVIHRYEAEVFFERMTPAEAAEAMHAEFESTLG, encoded by the coding sequence ATGAGCACACGTACGGCACGCCTGACCGGTGCGGCGCTTGTCGCCGCCCTGGGCCTGACGGCCTGCGGCGGCGGAGGTGGTGGCGGTGACGGTGAGGACGAGGATGTCACCCTGCGCTTCGCCTTCTGGGGCTCGGACACCCGGGTGCAGAACACCGAGGAGATCATCGAGGTCTTCGAGGAGGAGCATCCGCACATCGAGGTCGTCATCGAGTACAACGACTGGGACGGCTTCTGGGATCAGCTGGCCACCCAGGCCGCCGGCGGCGAGGCTCCGGACATCTTCCAGATGGACGCCCCGTACCTGCGTGAATACGGGGAGCGCGGCGCACTGCTGGACCTCTCCGACGTCGATCTCAGCGCCATGCCCGAGGACATCGTCGAGTCGGGCAGCATCGACGGCGAGTACTACGGACTCGCCTCAGGGGTGAACGCGGTGGCGGTGGTGGTCAATCCGCGGCTCTTCGAGGAGGCCGGGGTGGAGATGCCGGACGACACCACCTGGACCTGGGAGGACTTCGCGGACATCGCCACGGAGATCACCGAGAGCCTCGACGGCGTCTACGGTGCCTCCGGGCCGGCTGAGCCGCAGTCGCTGCAGGCGTGGGTCCGTCAGCAGGGTGTGCAGCTGACTGACGCCGACGGTGAGCTCGGTGTGGAGGTCCAGCACCTGGAGGACTATCTGAGCTACGTCGATGAGCTGCGCCGAGCAGGGGCCTACCCTCCGGCGGAGGTCATGGTGGAGGAGCTCACCGCTCCGCAGGACCAGTCCCTGGAGGCGTCCGGCGGTGCCGCGATGGCGTTCAGCTGGACCAACCTCCTCGGCGCGCTGCAGGACGCCGGCGGGGAGGAGCTCGAGCTGCTGCGGCTGCCCAGCCCCACCGGGGACGTCGCCGATGCCCAGCAGTGGTACAACACCGGCATGGTCTCGGCCTCCTCCAGCACCGATCATCCGGAGGAGGTGGTGGAGTTCCTGGACTTCTTCGTCAACGATCTGCGCTCGGCGGAGATCAACATGACAGACCGCGGACTCTCAGCCAACACCGAGATCCGGCCCCAGCTGATGGACACCATGGACGAGGCCAACGCGGCCGCCGCCGAGTTCATGGATGAGATCGAGGACGAGCTCGGAGAGCCCGCACCGGTGCCTGCCACCGGCTTCGGGCAGCTGGCTGACGTCATCCACCGGTACGAGGCGGAGGTGTTCTTCGAACGGATGACCCCGGCCGAGGCCGCAGAGGCCATGCACGCCGAGTTCGAGTCCACGCTCGGCTGA
- a CDS encoding right-handed parallel beta-helix repeat-containing protein, which translates to MHSTRRRASLALLTASALLATSMAGATASPEASTGPEEVERWHTAHAGVGSGGEVTEHDDGTLTFDAVGNSGKVADSEDGFWYHYTEIDPEAENFTLEATFEVEEAAQKDNQSGFGLIAVDDFIPDSGAARYFNSAGTQIAKFHTSLDGETGTRYGTPGGKVVHGYTESSTQNSSDRDMSDSRAFDWHHKDGLVEGDNANPPRFEAGDVYELTLRKSNTGFHAIWHRDGEELESISYDPDMLLVQDDERYYVGLFTARNIRTAVTDWSFTTIHPDDDEDPLERPTEQVTPTLSTDITSTTPHSEIEVPLLADAYGEAVILDEDGEEVTETVDLEPGQRERVPLGGLESGDNSFTARLTPDEEQPHYEDWEELASTDPVELELSFHVARFGDPGESLHVAPDGDADGDGTQAGPLDLPTAVAYAQPGQQIVLAEGTYQPQEAIVVERGRDGTAEEPITLMSSPHGRATLDLSESSSGGLVLRGDHWHLHDLEITRSRGYQKPLLIQGHHNVIERIETHHNGDTGLQISGNGHEPFEMWPLHNLVVSSESHNNADPNVNDADGFAAKLTVGEGNVFRHTISHHNIDDGYDLYAKSTTGSIGTVTIEDSVAYNNGWLKEEGLDVLRQGNGFKLGGESMPGDHLLRNSVSYNNLSHGVTSNSGPDVRLEEVTTVGNGMVSEEMSGSGIQLHTNAAETAYEITGALSWRGSREDSLQLDQEDTWLLQDPSNYFDGQRAGEDDSRPAAVAEDWFESMDVDDIRPEIGEDGSVQMHGLLELTDVAPEGTGARIGAIEEPTIIELLPEVGSGSEGGEDGVGAPPRGPGSNNGRGHGPGENPGQGQGRGVVDHPVHG; encoded by the coding sequence ATGCACTCCACACGTCGCCGCGCCTCGTTGGCGCTGCTCACTGCCTCCGCGCTGCTGGCCACCAGTATGGCCGGCGCCACCGCATCGCCCGAGGCCTCCACTGGCCCTGAGGAGGTTGAGCGATGGCACACCGCCCATGCCGGGGTCGGCTCCGGCGGTGAGGTGACAGAGCACGACGACGGCACGCTGACCTTTGACGCCGTCGGCAACAGTGGCAAGGTCGCTGACTCCGAGGACGGCTTCTGGTATCACTACACGGAGATCGACCCGGAGGCCGAGAATTTCACCCTCGAGGCCACCTTCGAGGTGGAGGAGGCTGCGCAGAAGGACAACCAATCCGGCTTCGGGCTCATCGCCGTCGACGACTTCATCCCTGACTCCGGCGCAGCCCGCTACTTCAACTCCGCCGGCACCCAGATCGCCAAGTTCCATACCAGCCTGGACGGTGAGACCGGCACCCGCTACGGCACTCCCGGCGGGAAGGTCGTCCACGGCTACACGGAGTCTTCCACTCAGAACTCCTCCGACCGGGACATGAGCGACTCCCGTGCCTTCGACTGGCACCACAAGGACGGGCTGGTCGAGGGAGACAACGCGAACCCGCCGCGCTTCGAAGCCGGCGACGTCTACGAGCTGACCCTGCGGAAGTCCAACACCGGCTTCCACGCGATCTGGCATCGCGACGGCGAGGAGCTCGAGTCCATCAGCTATGACCCGGACATGCTGCTGGTCCAGGACGACGAGCGCTACTACGTGGGGCTGTTCACCGCGCGCAACATCCGCACCGCCGTCACCGACTGGAGCTTCACCACCATCCACCCGGACGACGACGAGGATCCGCTGGAGCGTCCCACCGAGCAGGTGACACCGACGCTGAGTACGGACATCACGAGCACCACCCCGCACTCCGAGATCGAGGTGCCGCTGCTCGCCGACGCCTACGGCGAGGCTGTCATCCTCGACGAGGACGGCGAGGAGGTCACCGAGACGGTGGACCTCGAGCCCGGCCAGCGCGAGCGGGTGCCGCTCGGCGGCCTGGAGTCCGGCGACAACTCCTTCACCGCCCGGCTCACCCCGGACGAGGAGCAGCCGCACTATGAGGACTGGGAGGAGCTGGCCTCCACGGATCCGGTGGAGCTGGAGCTGAGCTTCCATGTGGCACGCTTCGGCGACCCGGGGGAGTCCCTCCACGTGGCCCCGGACGGCGATGCCGACGGCGACGGGACCCAGGCGGGCCCGCTGGACCTGCCCACCGCCGTCGCCTACGCCCAGCCGGGTCAGCAGATCGTGCTGGCCGAGGGTACGTATCAGCCCCAGGAGGCGATCGTCGTCGAGCGGGGCCGCGACGGCACCGCGGAGGAGCCCATCACACTGATGTCCTCGCCCCACGGCCGGGCCACCCTGGACCTTTCGGAGTCTTCCAGCGGCGGCCTGGTGCTGCGCGGCGACCACTGGCACCTCCATGACCTGGAGATCACCCGGTCCCGGGGCTATCAGAAGCCGCTGCTCATCCAGGGCCACCACAATGTGATCGAGCGGATCGAGACCCACCACAACGGGGACACCGGACTGCAGATCTCCGGCAACGGCCACGAGCCTTTTGAGATGTGGCCCTTGCACAACCTGGTGGTCTCCTCGGAGTCACACAACAATGCCGACCCCAACGTCAACGACGCCGACGGCTTCGCCGCGAAGCTCACGGTGGGAGAAGGCAACGTGTTCCGTCACACCATCTCGCACCACAATATCGACGACGGCTACGACCTCTACGCGAAGTCCACCACTGGCTCGATCGGCACGGTGACCATCGAGGACTCCGTGGCCTACAACAACGGCTGGCTCAAGGAGGAGGGTCTGGACGTGCTGCGGCAGGGAAACGGCTTCAAGCTGGGCGGCGAGTCCATGCCGGGTGACCACCTGCTGCGCAATTCTGTCTCCTACAACAACCTCTCCCACGGGGTCACCTCCAACTCTGGGCCGGACGTCCGTCTGGAGGAGGTGACCACGGTAGGCAACGGGATGGTCTCCGAGGAGATGTCTGGGTCCGGCATCCAGCTGCACACCAACGCGGCGGAGACCGCCTATGAGATCACTGGTGCGCTGTCCTGGCGGGGCAGCCGTGAGGACTCGCTGCAGCTGGACCAGGAGGACACCTGGCTGCTGCAGGACCCGAGCAACTACTTCGACGGGCAACGCGCCGGCGAGGACGACTCCCGCCCGGCCGCGGTGGCCGAGGACTGGTTCGAGTCCATGGACGTCGACGACATCCGCCCCGAGATCGGCGAGGACGGCTCGGTGCAGATGCACGGTCTGCTGGAGCTGACCGACGTCGCCCCCGAGGGCACTGGTGCCCGCATCGGCGCCATCGAGGAGCCCACGATCATCGAGCTGCTGCCGGAGGTCGGCAGCGGCTCCGAGGGTGGGGAGGACGGCGTCGGCGCGCCGCCGCGCGGTCCAGGCAGCAACAACGGCCGGGGCCATGGCCCCGGAGAGAACCCGGGCCAGGGACAGGGTCGGGGCGTGGTGGATCACCCGGTCCACGGCTGA
- a CDS encoding ABC transporter substrate-binding protein has product MKHTKLARLSAAAVIGAVALTACGGDEGGADGAGDVEEVHLRVAWWGSDHRHANTEAIIDDFTEEHPHITIDGEFNDWTGYQDTLATQVASGDAPDVVQLDDEFIREYADRGALLELTDVDTSGIDPTIVEGGQSEGVQYAIPTGVNALVMMANPELFEEAGVEMPDDTTWTWEEFIDVSSTIQEETGAYGTNNPIAQTLMVWLRQQDKGLFTEDGQLGIEADDAAEYFAFLEELVEEGALPSASEMAEEESAVMEDSLIATHRSAMGMSWTNQLPALTEASGVELVPLRFPSPTGQAEDNGLWFKNTMLMGATSGTDHPEEAQLFIDHFINSVDAGMHNLMDRGLPSNEEVREAVVEEVDGQDLVVAELVDALGGEITSAEPMPPVGFTGISDELSLRSQDVFFGRMDADEAGESFVDAANRILE; this is encoded by the coding sequence ATGAAGCACACGAAGCTGGCCAGACTCTCAGCAGCAGCAGTGATCGGCGCTGTGGCCCTCACCGCCTGCGGCGGCGACGAAGGTGGCGCCGACGGCGCAGGAGACGTCGAAGAGGTCCACCTGCGCGTGGCCTGGTGGGGCTCTGACCACCGCCACGCCAACACCGAGGCGATCATCGACGACTTCACCGAAGAGCACCCGCACATCACCATCGACGGAGAGTTCAACGACTGGACCGGCTACCAGGACACTCTCGCCACCCAGGTGGCCTCCGGGGACGCCCCTGACGTCGTCCAGCTCGACGACGAGTTCATCCGTGAGTACGCGGACCGCGGGGCGCTGCTGGAGCTCACCGACGTCGACACCTCCGGCATCGACCCCACCATCGTGGAGGGCGGCCAGTCCGAAGGGGTCCAGTACGCCATTCCCACGGGCGTGAATGCGCTGGTCATGATGGCCAACCCGGAGCTCTTCGAGGAGGCCGGGGTAGAGATGCCCGATGACACCACGTGGACCTGGGAGGAATTCATCGACGTCTCCTCCACCATCCAGGAGGAGACTGGGGCCTACGGCACCAACAATCCCATCGCCCAGACACTCATGGTCTGGCTGCGGCAGCAGGACAAGGGTCTCTTCACCGAGGACGGTCAGCTCGGCATCGAGGCCGACGACGCCGCGGAGTACTTCGCCTTCCTCGAGGAGCTCGTCGAGGAGGGGGCGCTGCCCAGCGCCTCCGAGATGGCGGAGGAGGAGTCGGCCGTCATGGAGGACTCGCTGATCGCCACGCATCGGTCCGCCATGGGCATGTCCTGGACCAACCAGCTGCCGGCGCTGACCGAGGCATCCGGAGTGGAGCTGGTCCCGCTGCGCTTCCCGAGCCCCACGGGTCAGGCTGAGGACAACGGCCTCTGGTTCAAGAACACGATGCTGATGGGCGCCACCTCCGGCACGGACCATCCGGAGGAGGCTCAGCTGTTCATCGACCACTTCATCAACTCGGTGGACGCCGGCATGCACAACCTCATGGACCGTGGCCTGCCCTCCAACGAGGAGGTGCGCGAAGCCGTCGTCGAGGAGGTCGACGGTCAGGATCTCGTGGTCGCCGAGCTGGTGGACGCCCTCGGGGGCGAGATCACCTCCGCCGAGCCGATGCCGCCGGTCGGCTTCACCGGCATCTCGGACGAGCTCTCGCTGCGCAGCCAGGACGTCTTCTTCGGCCGTATGGACGCCGATGAAGCCGGCGAGTCCTTCGTGGACGCCGCGAACCGCATCCTCGAGTGA